Proteins encoded within one genomic window of Streptomyces sp. NBC_01314:
- a CDS encoding APC family permease: protein MSKLTDVPKRILIGRALRSDRLGETLLPKRIALPVFASDPLSSVAYAPGEVLLVLSIAGVSAYHFSPWIAVAVVVLMFTVVASYRQNVHAYPSGGGDYEVANTNLGPKAGLTVASALLVDYVLTVAVSISSGVENLGSAVPFVVEHKVLCAIGIIVLLTLMNLRGVKESGKLFAIPTYVFVVGVFVMIAWGAFRGLILDETMKAPTAGLEIKAEHQGLAGFALVFLLLRAFSSGCAALTGVEAISNGVPAFRKPKSKNAATTLAAMGLLAVTMFCGIIVLAMATKVRMAENPAVDLLRDGSPVGDSYVQNPVISQVAAAVFGDGTFFFVVLAAATALVLFLAANTAYNGFPLLGSILAQDRYLPRQLHTRGDRLAFSNGIVLLAGAAVLLVWIYGADSTRLIQLYIVGVFVSFTLSQTGMVRHWNRHLRTEKNPAKRRRMIRSRAINTFGAFFTGLVLIVVLGTKFTHGAWVALLGMVIFYATMTAIRKHYDRVAAEIAAPDGPSDDVVRPSRVHSVVLISRIHRPTLRALAYAKLMRSHTLEALSVNVDPAETKALQEEWTRRGIDVPLKVLDSPYREVTRPVIEYVKGLRKESPRDAVSVIIPEYVVGHWYEQLLHNQSALRLKGRLLFTPGVMVTSVPYQLESSEVAKRRARKRQEWSAPGSVRRGPAQERPKESSKTSSESSKESSGSKG, encoded by the coding sequence GTGTCCAAACTGACCGACGTGCCCAAACGGATCCTGATCGGGCGCGCCCTGCGCAGCGACCGGCTGGGCGAAACGCTCCTGCCGAAGCGCATCGCACTCCCCGTCTTCGCCTCCGACCCGCTCTCGTCCGTGGCGTACGCACCCGGAGAGGTGCTGCTGGTCCTCTCCATCGCGGGCGTGTCGGCCTACCACTTCAGCCCCTGGATCGCCGTCGCGGTCGTCGTGCTGATGTTCACCGTCGTGGCGTCCTACCGGCAGAACGTGCACGCGTATCCGAGCGGCGGCGGCGACTACGAGGTGGCGAACACCAACCTCGGCCCCAAGGCCGGCCTCACCGTCGCCAGCGCGCTCCTCGTCGACTACGTCCTCACCGTCGCCGTGTCGATCTCCTCCGGTGTGGAGAACCTCGGCTCGGCCGTCCCCTTCGTCGTCGAGCACAAGGTGCTGTGCGCGATCGGCATCATCGTGCTGCTCACGCTGATGAACCTGCGCGGGGTGAAGGAGTCCGGGAAGCTCTTCGCGATCCCGACGTACGTCTTCGTCGTCGGCGTCTTCGTGATGATCGCCTGGGGCGCGTTCCGGGGCCTGATCCTCGACGAGACCATGAAGGCACCCACCGCGGGCCTGGAGATCAAGGCCGAGCACCAGGGTCTCGCCGGCTTCGCCCTGGTCTTCCTGCTGTTGCGCGCCTTCTCCTCCGGCTGTGCCGCGCTCACCGGCGTCGAGGCCATCTCCAACGGCGTCCCCGCCTTCCGCAAGCCCAAGTCGAAGAACGCGGCGACCACGCTCGCCGCGATGGGCCTGCTCGCGGTCACCATGTTCTGCGGCATCATCGTCCTCGCCATGGCCACCAAGGTGCGGATGGCCGAGAACCCGGCCGTCGACCTGCTGCGCGACGGCTCCCCGGTCGGTGACTCCTACGTCCAGAACCCGGTGATCTCCCAGGTCGCCGCCGCCGTCTTCGGTGACGGCACGTTCTTCTTCGTCGTGCTGGCCGCCGCGACCGCGCTGGTCCTCTTCCTGGCCGCGAACACCGCGTACAACGGCTTCCCGCTGCTCGGTTCGATCCTCGCGCAGGACCGCTACCTCCCGCGCCAGCTGCACACCCGCGGCGACCGGCTCGCCTTCTCCAACGGCATCGTGCTCCTCGCGGGCGCCGCCGTGCTCCTGGTGTGGATCTACGGCGCCGACTCCACGCGCCTGATCCAGCTGTACATCGTCGGGGTGTTCGTCTCCTTCACACTCAGCCAGACGGGCATGGTCCGGCACTGGAACCGCCATCTGCGCACCGAGAAGAACCCGGCCAAGCGCCGCCGCATGATCCGCTCCCGCGCGATCAACACCTTCGGTGCCTTCTTCACCGGGCTGGTCCTGATCGTCGTCCTGGGCACCAAGTTCACGCACGGCGCCTGGGTCGCGCTGCTCGGCATGGTGATCTTCTACGCGACGATGACGGCCATCCGTAAGCACTACGACCGGGTCGCCGCGGAGATTGCCGCGCCGGACGGCCCGAGCGACGACGTCGTCCGGCCGTCGAGGGTCCACTCTGTGGTGCTGATCTCCAGGATCCACCGCCCCACCCTGCGCGCCCTCGCCTACGCCAAGCTGATGCGCTCCCACACCCTGGAGGCGCTCAGCGTCAACGTCGACCCGGCCGAGACCAAGGCGCTCCAGGAGGAATGGACCCGGCGCGGCATCGACGTACCGCTGAAGGTCCTCGACTCGCCGTACCGCGAGGTCACCCGGCCGGTCATCGAGTACGTCAAGGGGCTGCGCAAGGAGTCCCCGCGCGACGCGGTGTCGGTGATCATCCCCGAGTACGTGGTCGGCCACTGGTACGAGCAGTTGCTGCACAACCAGAGCGCACTCCGGCTCAAGGGGCGGCTGCTCTTCACGCCGGGTGTCATGGTGACCTCCGTGCCCTACCAGCTGGAGTCCTCCGAGGTCGCCAAGCGACGGGCGCGCAAGCGGCAGGAGTGGAGCGCGCCGGGATCGGTTCGGCGTGGACCGGCGCAAGAGCGGCCGAAGGAGTCGTCCAAGACGTCCTCGGAGTCGTCGAAGGAGTCCTCGGGCAGCAAGGGCTGA
- a CDS encoding class I SAM-dependent RNA methyltransferase, with the protein MQEEPKTSLVGEEYEVEVGPVAHGGHCVARTSEGQVLFVRHALPGERVVARVTDGEEGARFLRADAVSVLSASKDRVEAPCPYAGPGRCGGCDWQHAKPGAQRRLKGEVVAEQLKRLAGLTPEEAGWDGTVMPAEGDKLPPGEVPQWRTRVQYAVDADGNAGLRRHRSHEVEPIEHCMIAAAGISELGIEQRDWAGMESVDAIAATGSQDRMVILEPKPGARLPLVELDKPVSVMRVEEHDGGIHRVHGRAFVRERADGRTYRVGSGGFWQVHPMAAETLMKAVMQGLLPRKGDMALDLYCGVGLFAGALADRVGDKGAVLGIESGKRAVEDARHNLAAFDRVRIEQGKVEAVLPKTGISEVDLIVLDPPRAGAGKKTVQHMSSLGARRIAYVACDPAALARDLGYFKEGGYRVRTLRAFDLFPMTHHVECVAILEPVAKGS; encoded by the coding sequence ATGCAGGAAGAACCCAAGACATCGCTGGTGGGAGAGGAGTACGAGGTCGAGGTCGGCCCCGTCGCCCACGGCGGCCACTGCGTCGCGCGTACGTCCGAGGGCCAGGTCCTCTTCGTCCGGCACGCGCTGCCCGGCGAGCGGGTCGTGGCCCGTGTGACCGACGGTGAGGAGGGCGCGCGCTTCCTGCGGGCGGACGCCGTCTCGGTCCTGTCGGCCTCCAAGGACCGCGTCGAGGCCCCCTGCCCCTACGCCGGCCCCGGCCGCTGCGGCGGCTGCGACTGGCAGCACGCCAAGCCGGGCGCACAGCGCCGCCTCAAGGGCGAGGTCGTCGCCGAACAGCTGAAGCGGCTTGCCGGCCTGACCCCGGAGGAGGCCGGCTGGGACGGCACGGTGATGCCGGCCGAGGGCGACAAGCTGCCGCCGGGCGAGGTGCCTCAGTGGCGTACGAGGGTGCAGTACGCGGTGGACGCGGACGGCAACGCCGGGCTGCGGCGCCACCGTTCGCACGAGGTCGAGCCGATCGAGCACTGCATGATCGCGGCGGCCGGCATCAGCGAGCTGGGCATCGAACAGCGCGACTGGGCCGGGATGGAGTCCGTCGACGCGATCGCCGCGACCGGATCCCAGGACCGCATGGTCATCCTGGAGCCGAAGCCGGGCGCCCGTCTGCCCCTGGTCGAGCTCGACAAGCCTGTCTCCGTCATGCGCGTCGAGGAGCACGACGGTGGCATCCACCGCGTCCACGGCCGCGCGTTCGTCCGCGAGCGCGCCGACGGCCGTACGTACCGGGTCGGCAGCGGCGGCTTCTGGCAGGTCCACCCGATGGCGGCGGAAACGCTGATGAAGGCGGTCATGCAGGGCCTGCTCCCGCGCAAGGGTGACATGGCCCTCGACCTCTACTGCGGCGTCGGCCTGTTCGCGGGCGCCCTCGCCGACCGCGTCGGCGACAAGGGTGCAGTCCTCGGCATCGAGTCCGGCAAGCGTGCCGTCGAGGACGCCCGGCACAACCTCGCCGCCTTCGACCGGGTCCGGATCGAACAGGGCAAGGTCGAGGCGGTGCTGCCGAAGACAGGTATTTCCGAGGTCGACCTGATCGTCCTGGATCCGCCGCGGGCCGGGGCGGGCAAGAAGACCGTCCAGCACATGTCGTCGCTGGGGGCGCGCCGGATCGCGTACGTGGCCTGCGACCCGGCCGCGCTGGCGCGGGATCTGGGGTACTTCAAGGAGGGTGGATATCGGGTGCGGACGCTGCGGGCGTTCGATCTGTTTCCGATGACGCACCATGTGGAGTGCGTTGCCATCCTTGAGCCGGTGGCAAAGGGCTCCTGA